In Bacillus sp. 2205SS5-2, one DNA window encodes the following:
- a CDS encoding GNAT family N-acetyltransferase, producing the protein MKIVQQCNQQDREFIKKKVIEHNLKSLSDEVKTALEDVSFVLRDADEKLIGGVTATLFWHHLHIDFLWVSEEYRNKGLGQSLMLELENFAIKRKCRLMLVDTFSFQAPKFYKDLGFKVIGVVEDHPKGHEQYFLEKRLPLPSAPE; encoded by the coding sequence ATGAAAATTGTGCAACAATGTAACCAACAAGACCGAGAGTTTATTAAGAAAAAAGTGATTGAGCATAATCTGAAAAGTTTATCGGATGAGGTGAAAACGGCTTTAGAGGATGTGAGTTTTGTTTTAAGAGACGCTGATGAGAAGTTAATTGGTGGAGTGACGGCAACGTTGTTTTGGCATCATCTTCATATTGATTTTCTCTGGGTATCAGAAGAGTACAGGAATAAAGGTCTAGGTCAATCGCTTATGTTAGAGTTAGAAAATTTCGCTATTAAGCGAAAATGTCGCTTGATGCTTGTTGATACTTTTAGTTTTCAAGCACCTAAATTTTATAAAGATCTAGGATTTAAGGTTATCGGAGTAGTAGAGGATCATCCCAAAGGGCACGAGCAATATTTCTTAGAGAAAAGATTACCTCTACCTAGTGCACCGGAATAA
- a CDS encoding nuclear transport factor 2 family protein: MNEKSSLKEQLRRLEEKLLQPEVRSSQLELQKLLAPNFFEIGSSGKVLYQNEPISKAGIPTVDMSLSEFTIHPMSEEIVLATYKVYNATKHQHTLRSSLWKKVQNQWKMVFHQGTIAQE, encoded by the coding sequence GTGAATGAAAAGTCTTCCTTAAAGGAACAGCTACGTCGATTAGAAGAGAAGCTACTTCAACCTGAAGTTCGCAGCTCTCAACTAGAATTACAAAAACTACTAGCACCTAATTTCTTTGAAATCGGGAGCTCAGGAAAAGTACTTTATCAAAATGAGCCCATTTCAAAAGCGGGTATTCCAACAGTTGATATGTCGCTCAGTGAATTTACTATTCACCCGATGTCAGAAGAAATTGTGCTGGCGACCTATAAAGTATACAACGCGACCAAGCATCAGCACACACTACGTAGTTCACTATGGAAAAAGGTACAGAATCAATGGAAAATGGTGTTTCATCAAGGGACAATAGCTCAAGAGTAG
- a CDS encoding GNAT family N-acetyltransferase, with translation MIQFSKVQQEEFDKYLDFLIPDYAQGITENFNLTMEQGLEESEMMVNDMLKDGLSSEGQYLYNVEDVNLNEKVGILWYSIIPEIKQAHLNHILIEESRRGKGYGSKTLEKLQDMLKEDGIKSIGLSVFGRNEGSYRLYKKLGYSMTRISMEKVL, from the coding sequence ATGATACAATTTAGTAAAGTCCAGCAAGAAGAATTTGATAAGTATTTGGATTTCCTGATTCCTGACTACGCTCAAGGAATTACTGAAAACTTCAACTTAACTATGGAGCAAGGTTTGGAAGAGTCTGAAATGATGGTGAATGACATGTTAAAGGACGGGTTATCTTCTGAAGGTCAATATTTGTACAATGTAGAAGACGTTAATCTAAATGAAAAAGTAGGGATTCTTTGGTATAGTATTATTCCAGAAATTAAACAAGCGCATTTGAATCATATTTTAATAGAAGAGTCTAGGCGAGGTAAAGGGTATGGAAGTAAGACGCTAGAGAAACTTCAGGACATGCTTAAAGAAGATGGTATAAAGTCAATAGGATTAAGTGTATTTGGAAGAAATGAAGGTTCGTATCGATTATATAAGAAGTTAGGATATTCAATGACGAGAATATCAATGGAGAAAGTACTTTAA